The proteins below are encoded in one region of Microbispora sp. NBC_01189:
- a CDS encoding ABC transporter ATP-binding protein — MITFEGVTKRYRDGTVAVDDLSLEVPTGAITVFVGPSGCGKTTSLRMINRMIDATSGRIALDGQDVREIDPPTLRRGIGYVIQQAGLFPHRKIVDNVATVPYLLGWNKKKARARAMELLELVGLDAGLANRYPFQLSGGQQQRVGVARALAADPPVLLMDEPFSAVDPVVRASLQDELLRLQSELRKTIVFVTHDIDEAVKLGDTVAVLRVGGRLAQMAGPATLLTEPADEFVRGFLGRDRGIRRLSFISAKEVRLGPAPPDLVTGGDGRPLGWRTGDGLAAYGTFDPETDSLRAALDAALLSPNGVAVAVDEEGRVRGVAGRDAIDDLLAEYAPPVRGAGSAGAEEAPA; from the coding sequence GTGATCACATTCGAAGGTGTCACCAAGCGCTACCGGGACGGGACGGTGGCCGTGGACGACCTGAGCCTCGAGGTGCCCACCGGTGCGATCACCGTGTTCGTGGGCCCCTCCGGCTGCGGCAAGACCACCTCGCTGCGGATGATCAACCGCATGATCGACGCCACCTCCGGCCGCATCGCCCTCGACGGCCAGGACGTGCGGGAGATCGACCCGCCCACGCTCCGGCGCGGCATCGGGTACGTCATCCAGCAGGCGGGCCTGTTCCCGCACCGCAAGATCGTGGACAACGTCGCGACGGTGCCGTACCTGCTCGGCTGGAACAAGAAGAAGGCCCGCGCCCGGGCGATGGAGCTGCTCGAACTGGTCGGGCTCGACGCGGGCCTCGCGAACCGTTATCCCTTCCAGCTCTCCGGCGGCCAGCAGCAGCGGGTCGGCGTGGCCCGGGCGCTCGCGGCGGACCCGCCGGTGCTGCTGATGGACGAGCCGTTCAGCGCCGTCGACCCGGTCGTGCGGGCCAGCCTCCAGGACGAGTTGCTCCGCCTGCAGTCGGAACTGCGCAAGACGATCGTGTTCGTCACCCACGACATCGACGAGGCGGTCAAGCTCGGCGACACGGTGGCCGTCCTGCGCGTCGGCGGGCGACTGGCCCAGATGGCGGGCCCCGCCACGCTGCTCACCGAGCCGGCCGACGAGTTCGTCCGCGGCTTCCTCGGCCGCGACCGGGGCATCCGGCGGCTGTCGTTCATCTCCGCCAAGGAGGTGCGGCTCGGTCCGGCGCCGCCCGACCTCGTGACCGGCGGGGACGGCAGGCCGCTCGGCTGGCGGACCGGCGACGGCCTCGCGGCGTACGGCACCTTCGACCCCGAGACCGACTCGCTGCGGGCGGCGCTCGACGCGGCGCTGCTGTCGCCGAACGGCGTCGCGGTCGCCGTGGACGAGGAGGGCCGCGTGCGCGGGGTGGCCGGGCGGGACGCGATCGACGACCTGCTCGCCGAGTACGCGCCGCCCGTCAGGGGCGCCGGCTCCGCCGGGGCCGAGGAGGCGCCCGCGTGA